One window of the Chryseobacterium camelliae genome contains the following:
- a CDS encoding helix-turn-helix domain-containing protein, with translation MMDVYFKKPDSQLLSDYIEGFYLLMNEKEDSGFSYHTFPNNFQIVTFLLNGTASKEGNLIQVMPSGNPVLAYFTNHYTSPMKIEYLGRVKELTIYFKPLGLHQFVSHIEDYEQFENFNLFHDFESGVRNILSADNPGESLSELENYFMNRFVFKRLDLIGNLIREIEYLDMASLSLKYNISRQYINSLFHRYLGKSPRDFKRVQRFIQSAKSKEINLTHKGLDASFYDQSHFSKEIRNITGYQPKLFFKNIHFMTSNPWMLV, from the coding sequence ATGATGGATGTATATTTTAAAAAACCGGACAGCCAATTGCTGTCAGATTATATTGAAGGCTTTTATCTGCTGATGAATGAAAAGGAAGATTCCGGATTTTCGTACCATACATTCCCGAATAACTTCCAGATAGTCACCTTTCTCCTCAACGGTACAGCAAGCAAAGAAGGTAATCTGATACAAGTGATGCCTTCAGGCAATCCTGTATTGGCTTATTTTACCAATCATTATACCTCGCCGATGAAGATCGAATACTTAGGAAGGGTAAAAGAACTCACCATCTATTTTAAACCGTTAGGATTGCATCAGTTTGTGTCTCACATCGAAGATTATGAACAGTTTGAAAACTTCAACCTGTTCCATGATTTTGAATCAGGTGTCCGGAACATTCTAAGTGCTGACAATCCGGGAGAATCTTTATCAGAACTGGAAAATTATTTCATGAACAGATTTGTTTTTAAAAGATTAGATCTGATTGGAAATCTCATCAGGGAAATTGAATACCTCGATATGGCATCCCTGTCGCTGAAATATAATATTTCAAGGCAATACATCAATAGTTTGTTTCACCGCTATCTGGGAAAGTCTCCGCGGGATTTTAAACGGGTCCAGAGATTCATACAGTCTGCAAAGAGCAAAGAAATAAATTTAACTCATAAAGGACTCGATGCCTCTTTCTATGACCAGTCGCATTTCTCAAAAGAAATCAGGAATATAACCGGTTATCAGCCCAAATTATTCTTTAAAAATATACATTTTATGACCTCCAATCCATGGATGCTGGTCTGA
- a CDS encoding DUF6624 domain-containing protein: protein MSKRDSVGNNNQERIKKLYDRYGYLGFDKVGSNETDFWISIQHADNDVEFQKKMMKALKKEIRRNNAPKLHYAMLEDRIAINTDQKQRFGSQVAYNKLGQAVPKNGLTDSAHVEQLRKEYDMPSFKKYYNDMTIMHYEMNKESLNKKGIHEPQLYK from the coding sequence ATCAGCAAAAGAGATAGTGTAGGGAACAATAATCAGGAGAGAATCAAGAAACTTTATGACCGTTACGGCTATCTGGGCTTTGATAAGGTAGGATCAAACGAAACCGACTTCTGGATTTCAATACAGCATGCGGATAATGATGTTGAATTCCAGAAGAAGATGATGAAAGCTTTAAAAAAAGAAATCAGGAGAAACAATGCCCCCAAGTTACATTATGCCATGCTCGAAGACCGGATTGCCATCAATACCGATCAGAAACAGAGATTCGGTTCGCAGGTGGCCTATAACAAATTAGGACAGGCCGTTCCTAAAAACGGACTTACCGACAGTGCCCATGTAGAGCAGCTTAGAAAAGAATATGATATGCCGTCCTTTAAAAAGTATTACAATGATATGACCATCATGCATTATGAAATGAATAAAGAGAGCCTTAATAAAAAGGGGATTCATGAGCCTCAGCTTTATAAATAG
- a CDS encoding NUDIX hydrolase, with product MEQDYSQYPRHLVAVDCIIFGFDGEDLKILLVKRNFEPQLGEWSLMGGFVGNEETADDAAQRVLHTLTGLENIYLEQLNSYTEVQREPTARIISISYYALIHIEKDLHINENYNAQWFELQNAPNLIFDHNEMVKDAVLRLRRRASTRPIGFELLPEKFTMKDLQNLYEAIFSETFDKRNFTSKINGMDILVKTDEKDMTSSKKGSFLYRFDEKKYNKNISQGFMFKM from the coding sequence ATGGAACAAGATTATTCCCAATATCCCAGACATCTGGTCGCTGTAGACTGTATTATATTCGGATTTGACGGTGAGGATCTCAAAATTCTGCTGGTCAAGAGGAATTTTGAACCCCAGCTGGGAGAATGGTCGCTGATGGGCGGGTTTGTCGGGAACGAAGAAACCGCTGATGATGCGGCTCAAAGGGTCCTTCATACCCTTACCGGCCTGGAAAATATTTATCTGGAACAGCTGAATTCCTATACTGAAGTCCAAAGAGAGCCAACAGCCCGTATCATTTCAATTTCCTATTATGCTCTCATCCACATTGAAAAAGACCTCCACATCAATGAAAACTACAATGCCCAGTGGTTTGAACTCCAGAACGCACCGAATCTTATTTTCGACCATAACGAAATGGTTAAAGATGCGGTCCTAAGGCTGAGAAGGCGGGCTTCCACCCGGCCGATCGGGTTCGAGCTGCTGCCTGAAAAGTTCACCATGAAAGACCTTCAGAACCTTTATGAAGCGATTTTCAGTGAGACCTTCGATAAACGGAATTTTACCAGCAAGATCAACGGAATGGATATCCTGGTGAAAACGGACGAAAAAGATATGACGTCTTCCAAAAAAGGGTCTTTCCTTTACCGTTTCGATGAGAAAAAATACAACAAAAATATTTCCCAGGGATTTATGTTTAAAATGTAA
- a CDS encoding glycoside hydrolase family 127 protein → MNKKALILFLGYTTFSFGQAGRQVSYFPLNTVQLTESVFNKAMQADKGYIMAMEPDRLLAPYLKEAGLSAKAVNYPNWENTGLDGHIGGHYLSALALMYASTGDAKVKQRLDYMIDELERCQKASGNGYVSGVPNGKKIWNEIAQGNIRASGFGLNDRWVPLYNIHKTYSGLRDAYWYAGSEKAKEMLIRSTDWMANEVSGLSDEQIQDMLRSEHGGLNEVFADVYDITKNKKYLQLAHRFSHQAILNPLLSGEDKLTGIHANTQIPKVIGYKRIADLEHNASWNAATDFFWHNVTEKRSSVIGGNSVSEHFNPVNDFSSMIKSIEGPETCNTYNMLKLTGQLFATQPKSYYMDYYERALYNHILSTENHDKGGFVYFTPMRPGHYRVYSQPQTSFWCCVGSGMENHAKYGEMIYAHTDKDLYVNLFIPSVLKWAEKKMVLKQENSFPQNPSTKLIFEVAPKSEINLKLRAPEWTNASQIMISVNSKNINIPVDADGYININRKWKKGDAVEMKMPMHLTAEQLPDQSDYYAFKYGPVVLAAPYGKENQQGLLADDSRGGHIAHGPQIPLNEIPVIEGNASEVLNHVQPVNGTNLSFSINGLYPSDKFGKGLQLVPFYTIQEERYILYWPQADRDKIQAVQKQRMQEEAETRKLDLITADKIQLGEQQPESDHFFESKDSNTGYMEDRHFRDAKGWFSYRMKNPGKNAAFLYVLYFDNNAGRTLNAEINGKKIVVKKLEGKAGNAPQYLLLPVPDSDKNKESLTVKFSADDQAMTSRIIEVRLLTQNYEPIK, encoded by the coding sequence ATGAACAAAAAAGCACTGATTTTATTCCTTGGTTACACTACATTTTCATTCGGTCAGGCAGGCCGTCAAGTCAGTTATTTTCCACTGAATACCGTGCAATTGACAGAAAGTGTCTTCAACAAAGCCATGCAGGCGGACAAAGGATACATCATGGCGATGGAACCGGACCGGTTGCTGGCGCCTTACCTGAAAGAGGCCGGCCTTTCTGCTAAAGCCGTGAATTATCCCAACTGGGAAAATACAGGACTGGACGGACATATCGGCGGGCATTATCTTTCAGCGCTCGCACTGATGTATGCTTCCACGGGCGATGCCAAAGTAAAGCAGCGTCTCGACTATATGATCGATGAGCTTGAACGTTGCCAGAAAGCTTCAGGGAACGGCTATGTTTCCGGGGTTCCGAACGGTAAAAAGATCTGGAACGAAATTGCACAGGGAAACATCCGGGCTTCCGGCTTCGGACTGAATGACCGTTGGGTACCTTTATACAATATCCACAAAACCTATTCCGGACTGCGGGATGCCTACTGGTATGCAGGAAGTGAAAAGGCAAAAGAGATGCTGATACGATCAACGGACTGGATGGCCAATGAAGTATCCGGCCTTTCCGACGAACAGATCCAGGATATGCTCCGAAGCGAGCACGGCGGATTAAATGAAGTCTTTGCTGATGTTTACGATATTACTAAAAATAAAAAATACCTTCAGCTGGCGCACCGGTTTTCGCATCAGGCGATCCTGAACCCTTTGCTGAGTGGTGAAGATAAACTCACGGGAATCCACGCCAATACGCAAATCCCGAAAGTCATCGGCTATAAACGCATTGCCGATCTTGAACATAATGCTTCCTGGAATGCCGCGACCGATTTTTTCTGGCACAACGTCACTGAAAAAAGGTCTTCCGTCATCGGAGGGAACAGCGTAAGCGAGCATTTCAATCCGGTCAATGATTTCAGCAGTATGATTAAAAGCATTGAAGGTCCTGAAACCTGCAATACTTATAATATGCTGAAGCTGACAGGACAGCTGTTTGCCACTCAGCCCAAATCCTATTATATGGATTATTACGAGCGGGCACTGTACAACCACATCCTGTCCACGGAAAATCATGACAAAGGCGGCTTCGTGTATTTCACACCGATGCGTCCCGGACATTACCGGGTGTATTCGCAGCCGCAGACCAGCTTCTGGTGCTGTGTCGGTTCGGGAATGGAAAATCACGCCAAATACGGCGAAATGATCTACGCCCATACGGATAAAGACCTGTACGTAAACCTTTTTATTCCATCCGTTCTGAAATGGGCGGAAAAAAAAATGGTGTTGAAGCAGGAAAACAGCTTTCCACAGAATCCTTCCACAAAATTAATCTTTGAAGTCGCTCCGAAATCCGAAATCAACCTTAAGCTGAGAGCGCCGGAATGGACGAATGCTTCACAGATCATGATCTCCGTCAATTCAAAGAATATAAATATACCTGTTGATGCCGACGGCTATATCAATATCAACAGGAAATGGAAAAAAGGCGATGCCGTAGAAATGAAAATGCCGATGCACCTTACCGCAGAGCAGCTGCCGGACCAGTCGGATTATTATGCTTTTAAATACGGTCCTGTAGTTTTAGCGGCACCTTACGGAAAAGAAAACCAGCAGGGACTTCTGGCTGATGACAGCCGCGGCGGGCATATTGCCCACGGTCCGCAGATTCCTTTAAACGAAATTCCTGTGATTGAAGGCAATGCTTCGGAAGTGCTCAATCACGTTCAGCCGGTAAACGGTACAAATCTTTCGTTCAGCATCAACGGATTATATCCTTCCGATAAGTTCGGGAAAGGGCTTCAGCTGGTTCCGTTTTACACCATTCAGGAAGAACGCTACATCCTTTACTGGCCGCAGGCAGACCGGGACAAGATACAGGCCGTACAAAAACAAAGAATGCAGGAAGAAGCCGAAACCAGAAAGCTTGACCTGATTACCGCCGATAAAATCCAGCTGGGCGAACAGCAGCCGGAATCCGATCATTTCTTTGAAAGCAAAGATTCCAACACGGGATATATGGAAGACCGCCATTTTCGTGATGCCAAAGGCTGGTTCAGCTACCGCATGAAGAATCCCGGAAAAAATGCAGCCTTCCTGTATGTTCTGTACTTCGACAACAATGCCGGACGTACACTGAATGCCGAGATCAATGGTAAAAAAATCGTCGTTAAAAAATTGGAAGGTAAAGCCGGGAATGCACCGCAGTATCTGCTTCTACCGGTACCGGATTCTGATAAAAACAAAGAAAGCCTCACGGTAAAATTCTCTGCAGATGATCAGGCCATGACCTCAAGGATCATTGAAGTCCGTCTTCTCACCCAAAACTATGAACCGATTAAGTAA
- a CDS encoding sialate O-acetylesterase, with protein sequence MNIHKSKTASFLIVSIFSLSMMEAKVKLPALVSDGMILQRNMPLKIWGSADAGEKVNVKFLNKTYTTSADKSGNWNIMLPELKAGGPYVMTINEITLKDILIGDVWVASGQSNMELPMRRLTPLYGDEIKKANNKNIRFFTVPQKYNFKAPQTELDGGKWESTDPQTILDFSGVAYFFAKEINAENKVPVGIIHTSLGGSPVQAWMDTNSLKKYPEYLEEARKWQNDDLIKSTESGEQAASRAWYAELDQNDPGLAQHWEKTDVDDSGWKTMTVPGSWEDQEGSFDGTVWLRKEIHAPTGSAGKPAFLNLGRIKDADITYINGVKVGNVTYEYPPRWYDIAAGVLKDGKNMITVRITNGSGRGQFIADKPYYLEVGGQKIDLTGTWKYKVGAKMSRVAPGQTFIRWKPTGLYNSMINPLTNYKVKGFLWYQGESNTGKPKEYGDLLTTMINDWRSKWHEQNAPFMVVQLANFMETKSQPIESNWAELRDQQRMVSQTVPNTGLAVTIDVGEWNDIHPLNKKAVGDRLAFQALKIADKKNIVADGPVYQSMKTEGNKITLSFKTGTDDLARIAELKGFAIKNSNGSWAWAKAKIEGKKVVVWNDQVSNPVAVRYDWADNPDGNLKNKTGLPASPFTTE encoded by the coding sequence ATGAATATCCATAAGTCTAAAACCGCCTCTTTTCTGATTGTCAGTATCTTCAGTCTTTCCATGATGGAAGCCAAAGTGAAGCTTCCTGCCCTGGTTTCGGACGGGATGATCCTGCAAAGGAATATGCCACTGAAGATCTGGGGTTCTGCCGATGCAGGCGAAAAGGTAAATGTTAAATTTTTAAACAAAACCTATACCACCAGTGCCGACAAAAGCGGGAACTGGAACATCATGCTTCCCGAACTGAAAGCCGGCGGACCGTACGTCATGACCATCAACGAAATTACGCTGAAAGACATCCTGATCGGTGATGTTTGGGTGGCTTCCGGACAATCCAATATGGAACTTCCGATGCGCAGGCTGACCCCTTTGTACGGTGATGAAATAAAGAAGGCAAACAATAAAAATATCCGCTTTTTTACGGTACCGCAAAAATACAATTTCAAAGCACCACAGACGGAACTCGATGGCGGTAAATGGGAATCTACCGATCCGCAGACCATTCTTGATTTTTCAGGGGTAGCGTATTTTTTTGCCAAAGAAATCAATGCTGAAAATAAAGTTCCGGTTGGCATCATCCACACCAGTCTCGGCGGATCTCCGGTTCAGGCCTGGATGGATACCAATTCCCTGAAAAAATACCCCGAATATCTGGAAGAAGCCAGGAAATGGCAGAACGATGATCTGATTAAATCCACCGAATCCGGCGAGCAGGCAGCCAGTAGAGCATGGTATGCAGAGCTTGACCAGAATGATCCCGGATTGGCACAGCACTGGGAAAAAACGGACGTTGATGACTCCGGATGGAAAACCATGACGGTTCCGGGATCCTGGGAAGACCAGGAAGGGTCATTTGACGGAACGGTCTGGCTGAGAAAAGAAATCCATGCGCCGACCGGATCAGCCGGGAAACCTGCATTTTTAAATTTAGGAAGGATCAAAGATGCCGACATTACCTATATCAACGGCGTCAAAGTTGGAAATGTAACCTATGAATATCCGCCGCGCTGGTACGATATCGCGGCAGGCGTACTGAAGGACGGAAAGAATATGATCACCGTACGGATTACCAACGGAAGCGGGAGAGGGCAGTTCATTGCCGATAAACCCTATTACCTGGAAGTCGGAGGGCAGAAAATAGATCTTACCGGAACCTGGAAGTATAAAGTGGGTGCAAAAATGTCGAGAGTTGCTCCCGGACAGACTTTTATCCGCTGGAAACCGACCGGATTGTACAATTCGATGATCAATCCGCTGACCAATTATAAAGTAAAAGGATTCCTCTGGTATCAGGGCGAAAGCAATACCGGAAAACCGAAAGAATACGGCGATTTGCTCACGACAATGATCAACGACTGGCGTTCCAAGTGGCATGAACAAAATGCACCGTTTATGGTTGTTCAGCTCGCCAACTTCATGGAAACAAAAAGCCAGCCCATAGAAAGCAACTGGGCGGAACTGAGAGACCAGCAGCGCATGGTTTCCCAGACCGTTCCGAACACCGGACTGGCCGTAACCATCGACGTAGGAGAGTGGAACGACATCCATCCGCTGAATAAAAAAGCAGTCGGCGACCGGTTGGCGTTCCAGGCTTTGAAAATCGCTGATAAAAAGAATATCGTCGCAGACGGACCAGTGTACCAGTCGATGAAGACAGAGGGAAATAAAATCACACTTTCTTTTAAAACCGGGACAGATGATCTTGCACGGATTGCCGAACTTAAAGGCTTTGCCATCAAAAATTCAAACGGAAGCTGGGCGTGGGCTAAAGCAAAAATCGAAGGTAAAAAAGTAGTGGTCTGGAACGACCAGGTCAGTAATCCGGTAGCCGTACGTTACGACTGGGCAGACAACCCCGACGGAAACCTGAAAAACAAAACCGGACTTCCGGCTTCTCCTTTCACAACGGAATAA
- a CDS encoding MFS transporter, with product MNNHPQKISVSEKIGYSLGDLAANLVFQTLVTYLAYFYTDIYGLKPEDASIITLIVGLIAGFGFNPVIGALADRTKTKWGKFRPWILFTAVPLGIAALLAFSTPGFSYKGKMIYAAVTYSLLLLLYAANNLPYAALSGVITGDMGERNSISSYRFVAVMFAQFFVQVFMLPIILSAGHGDKAAGIETVMTWLAVIGSVMLLITFFTTKERIIPTSDQKSSLKEDLKDLSKNKPWIIMLTVTALIFITLAMKGGSYVYYFNNYVDEPALASFISPITNFFNSVGMNFFGEDPRSAGFGLFNAGGIIMMIVGITFSKRFADKYGKRDAFIASLFISTLFIVAFIFYPPKSVGLMFLSQIVHGFFYGISTPLLWAMIADVADYSEWKNNRRATAIIFSAMMVGLKVGLSIGSSLVSSIIGHYGYISSEGAQNVVQPETVAAGAKMLVSIFPSIPFFLSCGLLMFYKINKKMEVQIEQELKERRKREN from the coding sequence ATGAACAATCATCCACAGAAAATATCCGTATCCGAAAAAATAGGCTACAGCTTAGGTGACCTTGCGGCCAATCTTGTTTTTCAGACCCTGGTTACCTACCTCGCTTACTTTTATACCGATATTTACGGACTGAAGCCGGAAGATGCTTCCATTATTACCCTGATTGTAGGCCTTATCGCAGGATTCGGATTTAATCCGGTAATCGGTGCGTTGGCAGACCGTACCAAAACCAAATGGGGGAAATTCCGTCCTTGGATTTTATTTACAGCCGTTCCTCTGGGAATTGCGGCATTGCTCGCATTCAGTACACCCGGTTTTTCATACAAAGGAAAAATGATCTATGCAGCGGTTACTTATTCCCTGCTTTTATTGCTGTATGCAGCCAACAACCTGCCGTACGCCGCATTGAGCGGGGTAATTACCGGAGACATGGGAGAGCGGAACAGCATTTCTTCTTACCGCTTCGTGGCGGTGATGTTTGCGCAGTTTTTTGTACAGGTATTCATGCTTCCGATCATTCTGTCTGCAGGGCATGGCGATAAAGCAGCGGGGATTGAAACGGTAATGACCTGGCTGGCTGTGATTGGCTCGGTGATGTTGCTGATTACTTTTTTCACTACGAAGGAAAGAATCATTCCGACTTCCGATCAGAAATCAAGTTTAAAAGAAGACCTGAAAGACCTTTCCAAAAATAAGCCGTGGATTATTATGCTTACCGTAACGGCATTGATCTTCATTACCCTGGCGATGAAAGGAGGTTCTTATGTTTACTATTTCAATAATTATGTGGATGAACCGGCTCTGGCTTCGTTCATTTCACCGATTACCAACTTTTTTAACTCTGTCGGGATGAATTTCTTCGGGGAAGACCCGCGGTCAGCAGGATTCGGTTTGTTTAATGCCGGCGGAATTATCATGATGATTGTCGGAATCACTTTCTCCAAAAGATTTGCCGATAAATATGGAAAGAGAGATGCGTTTATCGCTTCCCTGTTTATTTCCACTTTATTTATTGTCGCTTTTATATTCTATCCGCCGAAGTCGGTAGGCCTGATGTTTCTGTCTCAGATCGTTCACGGATTCTTCTATGGGATCAGCACGCCGCTGCTTTGGGCCATGATTGCCGATGTAGCCGACTATTCCGAGTGGAAAAACAACAGACGTGCAACAGCGATTATTTTCTCCGCCATGATGGTGGGGTTAAAAGTTGGATTAAGCATCGGAAGCTCGCTGGTTTCTTCCATCATCGGACATTACGGCTATATTTCTTCTGAAGGAGCCCAAAATGTAGTACAGCCGGAAACGGTGGCTGCAGGTGCCAAAATGCTGGTCAGCATCTTCCCGTCTATTCCGTTCTTCCTGTCCTGCGGCCTGCTTATGTTCTATAAGATCAACAAGAAAATGGAGGTACAGATCGAGCAGGAGCTTAAAGAAAGAAGGAAAAGAGAGAATTGA
- a CDS encoding endo-1,4-beta-xylanase produces the protein MKKAIAVLGILALTVSCKTAQTASGDSLKDAFKNKFYIGTAMSLPQIDGTDVKSDDIIRKQFSSIVAENCMKSMFIQPQEGKFFFGDADKFVAFGEKNKMFIIGHTLIWHSQLPKWFFVGKDGKDVSPEVLKQRMKSHISTLVGRYKGRVKGWDVVNEAIMEDGTYRKSKFYEILGEEFIPLAFQYAQEADPNAELYYNDYNEWFPEKVKTVNKIVRDLKSRGIRIDGVGMQTHVGLDNPKLEEYEKAITDYAAAGVKVNVTEMEISALPSPWGTSANVSDKVEYEAKMNPYTKGLPENVQKEWETRYLDFFRLFIKHQDKIRRVTLWGVTDNQSWKNDFPVRGRTDYPLLFDRNDQAKPVVKKIIELTK, from the coding sequence ATGAAGAAAGCCATTGCAGTATTAGGAATTTTAGCCCTTACAGTTTCGTGTAAAACAGCACAGACTGCATCAGGCGATTCCCTGAAAGATGCCTTTAAAAATAAATTCTATATCGGAACCGCGATGAGTCTTCCGCAAATCGACGGGACTGACGTAAAATCTGACGACATCATTAGAAAACAGTTCAGCTCCATTGTGGCCGAAAACTGTATGAAATCCATGTTCATTCAGCCGCAGGAAGGGAAATTCTTCTTCGGCGATGCCGATAAATTCGTGGCCTTCGGAGAGAAAAACAAGATGTTCATCATCGGGCATACGCTGATCTGGCATTCCCAATTACCGAAATGGTTTTTCGTAGGCAAAGACGGCAAAGACGTTTCACCCGAAGTTTTGAAACAACGGATGAAGAGCCATATTTCCACGTTGGTAGGCCGGTACAAAGGCCGTGTAAAAGGCTGGGATGTGGTGAACGAAGCCATTATGGAAGACGGGACCTATAGAAAATCCAAATTTTACGAAATTCTGGGTGAAGAATTTATCCCTCTGGCTTTTCAATATGCACAGGAAGCAGACCCTAATGCTGAATTGTATTACAACGATTACAACGAATGGTTCCCGGAAAAAGTAAAAACCGTTAATAAAATCGTCAGAGATTTGAAATCACGAGGAATCCGGATCGATGGTGTCGGAATGCAGACCCACGTCGGACTGGATAATCCGAAACTGGAAGAATATGAAAAAGCCATCACCGATTACGCGGCCGCCGGCGTAAAGGTAAACGTTACCGAGATGGAAATCAGTGCCCTTCCTTCTCCGTGGGGAACCTCCGCCAACGTTTCTGATAAAGTGGAATACGAGGCGAAAATGAATCCGTATACCAAAGGGCTTCCGGAGAACGTTCAGAAAGAATGGGAAACCCGGTACCTGGATTTCTTCAGATTATTCATCAAACACCAGGACAAAATCAGAAGGGTAACCCTTTGGGGCGTTACCGACAACCAGTCCTGGAAAAACGATTTCCCGGTAAGGGGAAGAACCGATTATCCGCTTCTTTTTGACCGCAATGACCAGGCAAAACCTGTCGTTAAAAAAATCATTGAGTTAACCAAATAA
- a CDS encoding glycoside hydrolase family 43 protein — protein MNKAKYLFPKDYMADPSVHVFEGKLYIYPSHDRESGIEENDNGDHFDMNDYHVFSLDNVENGDITDHGVVLSVKDVPWSGRQLWDCDVAFKDGKYYMYFPLKDKNDIFRIGVAVSDKPYGPFVPEKHPMMGSYSIDPCLFEDEGKHYMYFGGIWGGQLQRYRNNKALECAVIPNDNEPAIPSKVVKLSDDMLEFGEEPKDLLILDENGNPLLHGDKHRFFEASWMHKYNGKYYFSYSTGDTHLICYATGDNPYGPFIFQGEILTPVVGWTTHHSIVEFEGKWYLFFHDSVPSGGRTWLRSMKVVEIEYDNDGKIKTIEGLEENQ, from the coding sequence ATGAACAAAGCAAAATACCTTTTCCCAAAAGACTATATGGCCGATCCTTCCGTGCACGTTTTTGAAGGCAAACTCTATATTTATCCGTCCCACGACCGTGAAAGCGGAATTGAAGAAAACGATAACGGCGACCATTTCGATATGAATGATTACCATGTTTTCTCCCTTGATAATGTGGAAAACGGAGATATCACGGATCACGGGGTTGTTCTTTCGGTAAAGGATGTTCCATGGTCGGGGAGACAGTTGTGGGATTGTGATGTAGCATTTAAGGACGGAAAATATTATATGTATTTCCCTTTAAAGGACAAAAACGACATTTTCAGAATCGGGGTAGCGGTGAGCGATAAGCCTTACGGGCCGTTTGTTCCGGAAAAGCATCCCATGATGGGAAGCTACAGCATCGATCCTTGCCTGTTTGAAGATGAGGGGAAACATTATATGTATTTCGGAGGCATCTGGGGCGGACAATTGCAAAGATACCGAAACAACAAGGCTTTGGAATGTGCCGTTATTCCGAATGATAACGAACCGGCGATCCCGTCAAAAGTAGTAAAGCTGAGCGATGATATGCTGGAATTCGGTGAAGAACCAAAAGACCTTCTGATTCTTGATGAAAACGGAAATCCTTTATTGCATGGCGACAAGCACCGCTTTTTCGAAGCTTCCTGGATGCACAAATACAACGGGAAGTATTACTTCTCTTATTCAACGGGCGATACGCATCTGATCTGCTATGCGACCGGTGATAATCCGTATGGACCGTTTATCTTCCAGGGCGAAATCCTGACCCCGGTTGTCGGCTGGACCACCCACCACAGCATCGTGGAATTTGAAGGGAAATGGTACCTGTTCTTTCACGATTCCGTTCCAAGCGGCGGCAGAACGTGGCTGAGAAGCATGAAAGTCGTGGAAATCGAATACGATAACGACGGCAAAATAAAAACCATCGAAGGGCTGGAAGAAAATCAGTAA